Within the Candidatus Eisenbacteria bacterium genome, the region TCGCCTATGCGCTCGGCGTGCGCAAGATTCCGAGTCTCGAAGGCGCCGCGCCCCTTCCGGATGCCTCGCTCCCCTCGCTCACGATCGTGGCGGCGTCGCGAGACGAGGCGGAGCGCGTGGAGGAAGGCGCGCAATCGCTCCTGCGCCAGGAGTACCCGGGCGCCCGCATCCTCCTGGTGAACGACCGCTCGACCGACGCCACCGGCGAGATCCTCGACCGTCTCGCGCGCCGGGACCCGCGGCTCACGGTCCTGCACATCGCCTCGCTCCCGGAGGGATGGATCGGGAAGCCGCACGCGCTCCAGGTCGCGGCGTTCGAGGCCCGCACGGAGTGGATCCTCTTCACCGACGGCGATATCCAGCTCGCGGCGGACACGGCGAGGCGCGCCGTGTCGATCGCGGTCCGCGAGCAGGTGGATCATGTCGCGATCGCGCCGGATCTCCTCGTCGACTCGATCACGGAAGCCCTGTTCGTCGGGTTCTTCGTGATCGCGTTCAACCTGAGCCAGAGGCCGTGGAACGCGAGGGATCCGCGCTCCCGGGACTCGATCGGCGTGGGCGCGTTCAATCTCGTGCGCCGCGACGCCTACGAGCGCTCCGGAGGGCACGCGCGGATCCGTTACGACATGATCGACGACCTGTCGCTCGGACGGTTCCTGAAGAGAAGC harbors:
- a CDS encoding glycosyltransferase family 2 protein, with the protein product MAATAILVLVAIAWAGGAIAYALGVRKIPSLEGAAPLPDASLPSLTIVAASRDEAERVEEGAQSLLRQEYPGARILLVNDRSTDATGEILDRLARRDPRLTVLHIASLPEGWIGKPHALQVAAFEARTEWILFTDGDIQLAADTARRAVSIAVREQVDHVAIAPDLLVDSITEALFVGFFVIAFNLSQRPWNARDPRSRDSIGVGAFNLVRRDAYERSGGHARIRYDMIDDLSLGRFLKRS